One segment of Synchiropus splendidus isolate RoL2022-P1 chromosome 4, RoL_Sspl_1.0, whole genome shotgun sequence DNA contains the following:
- the stmn1a gene encoding stathmin 1a: MASAEDIQVKELDKRASGQAFEVLLGTTGPDAKGDFPLPTPKKKDVSLEEIQRKLDAAEERRKSHEAEVLKHLAEKREHQKEVLQKAMEENNNFSKMAEEKLNQKMEANQENRSALMAAMNEKFKEKDKKLEEVRKNKEAKETTED; the protein is encoded by the exons ATGGCATCAGCAGAAG ACATTCAAGTGAAAGAACTGGACAAGAGAGCCTCTGGTCAGGCTTTTGAAGTTCTTCTGGGGACAACTGGCCCCGATGCAAAGGGCGACTTCCCTCTCCCCACCCCGAAGAAGAAGGATGTGTCGTTGGAGGAGATTCAGAGGAAACTGGAtgcagctgaggagagacgCAAG AGTCACGAGGCTGAGGTGCTGAAGCATTTGGCAGAGAAGCGTGAGCACCAGAAGGAGGTCCTCCAGAAAGCCATGGAGGAGAACAACAACTTCAGCAAGATGGCAGAGGAGAAGCTCAATCAGAAGATGGAAGCAAACCAAGAGAATCGCTCAGCACTGATGGCAGCAATGAACGAAAAGTTCAAGGAGAAG GATAAGAAACTGGAAGAGGTCCGGAAGAACAAGGAAGCCAAAGAAACTACAGAAGACTGA
- the ptprua gene encoding receptor-type tyrosine-protein phosphatase U, with product MFAAALLLMLTTTIFAVDSTIAGCSFDEESHSTLCAYRQGQDDDFDWQQISTYMWPDSPTDLPQGSFMMINSSRQLGGQRAQLLLPPLIENDTHCIQFSYYIYAGNDHSPGDLQVYIKVDDDIKGFAVWNISGSQGQQWHQVELAVSTYWPSEYQVIFEATVSEEKSGYIAIDDIVLLNYPCYNVPHLSWLGEMEVNVGQNTTIQCVASGKISESDSFLLEKRNGSVMVPSELLRLGQRRLMATFHTEARLSGHDFYRCITLSSHGAAVSNFGEMIVKGQPRASGPPLLLRAGATHLIIQLNTDAIVGDGPVIQRQIQYHATNSTWTETHAVPSATYKVWHLEPDTEYHLRIVLTRPGEGGTGLPGPSLIAKTKCAEPIRAIQGLTATEIQPRQLDLQWESYGYNLTRCHNFWVSLCYRYSTPAGFGNATISECFSLDRNAFQFRLKYLPPFCSIHIHLALANPEGRKESSEVTFMTEEDIPGVVAKESLVFTALEDMIIFKWEEPSEPNGIITQYEISYQIVASSDPNININSPRRTVYKLRNETLHNFTTFHPGTTYLVSIRARTSKGFGPTTSSEFTTNSSAPLFEYERVPPPLTETENTITVLLQPASAQGSPVSAYQVVVVDETRYHEMVRDTGRPDCFSTSTSYTEAQTRGGPWYYTAELAPDSLPEMRPFIVGDNLTYSGYWNVPLDPTASYLIYLQAASHARGEVRVNCFLIATKVAWKDSKQAMEVSQHAEDIGLILGVCFGGPLVLVLLLSVSIFIKKRSHFSSYFLRKHLTIKRSPMCYKQQAWRQRGERDQSSLLPEELMGHSIMETREEPSSISECSSPLGGSPQHHVPLLYHTGQLHPAVRVNDLFQHISLMKTANGYSFKEEYESFFNGRDHLKKKRNYDRHRVKLHPILTDPAPDSITANFFDGYQRPNRFIATEGPTEETINHFWRMVWQENCITIVMITRLVEMGRVKCCKYWPDDSEVYGDIKISLLATETLADYSVRTFALERRGYPTKHEVRHFLFTSWPEHGVPAHATSLLAFLRRVKASTPPDAGPVMVHCSSGAGRTGCYIVLDIMLDMAECEGVVDIYNCVKTLCARQINMIQSEEQYVFIHNALLEACLCGETGIPVCEFPHTFKEMLKVDSQSNTSHLREEFQTLASLNAHLDVDEGSHPVVPWKRDRLHRMEELQLDLTYLVSTEDESKNCIHAERISSFLRPEAFVVMSHPQPGSTDDFWRLVYDDRCTTVVMLNQMNQSTSTWRCLPYWPDHGIQQSGLMRVELLSMTYEDDSIVRLFHVWKTSQAHERPLAVHHFQFLRWSPYRDVPTSKRAFLGLLEQVLHLQMESGEGRTLVHCLNGGGQSGVFCICTSILEMIRHHNTVDVFFSAKTVCNAKPNMLETMEQYQFCYELVQEALSAWTSNSTSSSALLGLP from the exons ATGTTCGCTGCTGCTTTGCTGCTGATGCTGACCACCACCATCTTTGCGGTTGACAGTACAATAG CTGGCTGCTCATTTGATGAGGAGTCACATTCAACGCTGTGTGCATACAGGCAAGGACAGGATGACGACTTCGATTGGCAACAGATCTCAACTTACATGTGGCCTGACTCTCCGACTGACCTCCCCCAAG GGTCCTTCATGATGATCAACTCCTCAAGGCAGTTGGGTGGGCAGAGGGCTCAACTGCTGCTGCCCCCCCTCATTGAGAACGACACCCATTGCATCCAGTTCAGCTACTACATTTACGCTGGCAATGACCACAGTCCAGGAGACTTGCAGGTCTACATCAAGGTGGACGATGACATCAAGGGCTTTGCAGTATGGAACATCTCTGGCTCCCAGGGCCAGCAGTGGCACCAGGTGGAGTTAGCAGTCAGCACATATTGGCCCAGCGAATACCAG GTCATCTTTGAAGCGACAGTGTCTGAGGAGAAGAGTGGCTATATCGCAATAGATGACATTGTGCTGCTCAACTATCCCTGCT ATAATGTACCACATCTGTCATGGTTGGGTGAAATGGAGGTTAATGTGGGACAAAATACCACGATCCAGTGTGTTGCCTCGGGGAAAATCTCAGAAAGTGACTCATTTTTATTAGAG AAAAGAAACGGGTCTGTCATGGTGCCATCGGAGCTGCTGCGACTGGGGCAGCGTCGGCTGATGGCGACATTTCACACAGAAGCACGGCTTAGTGGCCATGACTTCTATCGCTGCATCACTTTATCCTCCCATGGTGCTGCAGTGTCCAACTTTGGAGAAATGATAGTCAAAG GGCAGCCGAGAGCATCTGGCCCTCCTCTGCTGTTGCGTGCTGGGGCCACCCATCTGATTATACAGCTCAACACTGATGCCATAGTTGGAGATGGACCCGTCATCCAGAGACAAATCCAGTACCATGCCACTAATTCCACGTGGACAGAGACTCATGCTGTTCCATCAGCTACTTACAAGGTCTGGCACCTGGAGCCCGACACAGAGTATCACCTGAGGATCGTACTCACAAGACCTGGGGAAGGTGGCACTGGATTACCAGGACCATCTCTGATTGCCAAAACCAAGTGTGCAG AGCCAATAAGAGCCATACAGGGCCTCACAGCCACGGAGATCCAGCCAAGACAGTTAGATCTCCAGTGGGAGTCTTATGGCTATAATCTGACGCGTTGCCACAACTTCTGGGTGTCCCTGTGTTACCGTTACAGCACCCCCGCAGGGTTCGGCAATGCCACCATCTCAGAGTGTTTCTCTTTAGATCGAAACGCTTTCCAATTCAGGCTCAAATATCTTCCACCTTTCTGCTCCATCCACATCCACCTGGCTCTGGCCAACCCTGAGGGCCGAAAGGAAAGCAGTGAAGTCACTTTCATGACAGAAGAGGACA TTCCTGGGGTTGTTGCAAAAGAGTCCCTGGTCTTCACTGCACTCGAAGACATGATCATCTTCAAGTGGGAGGAGCCATCAGAGCCCAACGGCATCATCACACAATATGAG ATCAGCTACCAGATTGTAGCATCCAGTGACcccaacatcaacatcaacagcCCCCGCCGTACCGTTTACAAGCTGAGGAATGAGACTCTACACAATTTCACAACTTTCCATCCAGGAACCACCTACTTGGTGTCAATCCGGGCTCGGACTTCAAAAGGTTTTGGCCCGACAACAAGCTCTGAATTTACCACCAACTCTTCTG CCCCCTTATTCGAATATGAGAGAGTACCACCTCCACTGACGGAAACAGAAAACACCATCACGGTTCTGCTTCAACCAGCCAGTGCCCAGGGGTCTCCAGTCAG TGCTTACCAAGTGGTGGTTGTTGATGAAACCAGATATCATGAGATGGTCAGAGATACTGGAAGACCGGACTGTTTCTCCACATCTACCTCCTACACGGAAGCTCAGACCAGAGGTGGTCCGTGGTACTACACAGCTGAGCTGGCCCCTGACAGTCTACCAGAGATGAGACCCTTCATTGTGGGAGACAATCTCACCTACAGTGGCTACTGGAATGTCCCACTGGACCCCACTGCCAGTTACCTGATTTACCTGCAGGCCGCCAGTCACGCTAGAGGG GAAGTCAGAGTGAACTGCTTTCTGATAGCCACAAAAG TTGCCTGGAAGGATTCCAAACAAGCTATGGAAGTTTCCCAGCATGCTGAGGACATTGGTCTGATCTTGGGGGTCTGTTTTGGGGGCCCGCTTGTTCTGGTTCTTCTGCTGAGTGTCAGCATCTTCATCAAGAAACG AAGCCATTTCTCTTCTTACTTCCT AAGGAAGCATTTGACCATAAAGAGGTCACCTATGTGCTATAAGCAGCAAGCCTGGCGGCAGAGAGGCGAGCGAGACCAGAGCTCTCTTCTACCTGAAGAGCTAATGGGCCACTCCATTATGGAGACTCGAG AAGAGCCCAGTTCCATCAGTGAGTGTTCTAGTCCACTAGGGGGCAGCCCGCAGCATCATGTGCCCTTGCTGTACCACACAGGGCAGCTTCATCCAGCTGTCAGGGTCAATGACCTCTTCCAACACATCAGCCTGATGAAGACAGCAAATGGATACAGCTTTAAGGAGGAATACGAG AGTTTCTTCAACGGTCGAGATCATTTGAAGAAGAAGCGCAACT ATGATCGACATCGAGTGAAACTGCACCCCATATTGACAGACCCTGCCCCAGATTCTATCACCGCAAATTTTTTTGAT GGCTACCAGCGGCCAAACCGCTTCATTGCCACAGAAG GTCCCACCGAAGAAACCATAAATCACTTTTGGAGGATGGTTTGGCAGGAAAACTGCATCACGATTGTCATGATCACCAGATTGGTGGAAATGGGCAGA GTCAAATGCTGCAAGTACTGGCCTGATGACAGCGAGGTGTACGGTGACATCAAGATCTCACTGTTAGCGACGGAAACTCTGGCAGACTACAGCGTTAGAACCTTTGCCCTGGAAAGG AGAGGTTACCCTACCAAGCATGAGGTTCgccacttcctcttcacctcGTGGCCTGAGCATGGAGTGCCTGCCCATGCTACAAGTCTGCTAGCTTTCCTGCGGCGGGTCAAGGCCTCCACACCCCCCGACGCTGGGCCAGTTATGGTCCACTGCAG ttcCGGAGCCGGCCGTACTGGCTGTTACATTGTGCTGGACATCATGCTGGACATGGCTGAGTGTGAAGGAGTGGTGGACATCTACAACTGTGTGAAGACACTGTGTGCTCGACAAATCAACATGATCCAGAGTGAG GAGCAGTATGTCTTCATTCACAATGCCCTGTTAGAGGCGTGCCTGTGTGGCGAGACAGGGATTCCTGTTTGTGAGTTCCCCCACACCTTCAAGGAGATGCTGAAGGTAGACTCTCAGAGCAACACTTCCCACCTCAGGGAGGAGTTTCAG ACTCTGGCATCACTAAATGCTCACCTTGATGTGGATGAGGGCAGCCATCCCGTGGTGCCCTGGAAGCGAGACAGGCTTCACAGGATGGAGGAGTTGCAGCTTGACCTCACATATCTGGTCAGTACAGAAGACGAAAGCAAGAACTGCATCCACGCTGAGAGGATCAGCAGCTTCCTACGACCAGAGGCCTTTGTGGTGATGTCACACCCTCAGCCAGGGAGCACCGATGACTTCTGGAGACTCGTGTATGATGACAGATGTACCACAGTAGTAATGCTGAACCAGATGAACCAGTCCACTTCTACCTGG AGGTGTCTGCCTTACTGGCCAGATCATGGGATTCAACAATCTGGTCTCATGAGGGTGGAACTGTTGTCCATGACTTATGAGGACGACTCTATTGTCCGTCTGTTCCACGTGTGGAAAACGTCCCAG GCCCATGAACGCCCTCTGGCCGTGCATCACTTCCAGTTCCTTCGCTGGTCTCCATACCGGGATGTTCCCACCTCTAAGAGAGCCTTCCTCGGTCTCCTGGAGCAGGTCCTGCACCTGCAGATGGAGAGCGGAGAGGGTCGCACCCTTGTCCACTGCCT AAACGGCGGTGGACAAAGTGGTGTCTTCTGCATTTGCACCTCGATCCTAGAAATGATTCGTCATCACAACACTGTTGACGTCTTTTTTTCTGCCAAAACTGTGTGCAACGCTAAACCCAACATGCTGGAAACCATG GAACAGTACCAGTTCTGCTATGAGCTGGTTCAGGAGGCCTTGAGTGCCTGGACATCCAACTCCACCTCTTCCTCAGCATTATTAGGTTTGCCATAA